The DNA segment CCATGAGCGCCATGCCCCTAGAGGAGATTCGCAAGCTTCCGATGGAGGAGCGTCTGCGCCTTGTCGAGGATCTCTGGGAGTCGATCCACGACGAGAGCGACGCGATACCGCTCACGCGCGCCCAGAGGGAAGAGCTTGAACGTCGGCTCGCTGCCCATAGGTCTGATCCTGCCTCGGGTGATGACCTGGCAACCGTTCTGGCGCGCATCCGCGGCGCGTGAGCCTGCATGTTCGCCTTGCGCGGGAAGCGGAGGCCGATTTACTGGACGCTCACGCCTGGTACGAAGAGGCGCAGCCGGGCCTTGGGGCGCTCTTTCTTCATTCCGTCGAAGCAGCCCTTCTTCATGTCG comes from the Actinomycetota bacterium genome and includes:
- a CDS encoding addiction module protein — its product is MSAMPLEEIRKLPMEERLRLVEDLWESIHDESDAIPLTRAQREELERRLAAHRSDPASGDDLATVLARIRGA